The following DNA comes from Enterocloster bolteae.
GATACCGTGCTGGCGGCCCAGATAGGAAGCTCCTTTTATGTTATCTGCAGGGAGGTGTGACATGGGAGTATTTCCATTTATTAATACTGAGACAGTCCAGGAAGCTGCATCTAAGAAACTTCCCTTGTTCCGGGAATATGCGTATGATTTTGAAAAACACTGCTTGAAACTGGATGATGATGGCAGGACCTATCTGGTTCAGGGGAATGAGGCCCTGCGCATCTGGATTTATTTTGCGTTGGAAACAGCCAGGTACCGATATACGGCCTATGATACTACGTTTGGGAGCGAGATAGAGGAGCAGCTGATAGGCCAACCGATGAACGATGAGGTGACCCAGATGGAGCTGGAACGGTACACAACGGAAGCACTGATGTGTAACCCTTATATAGAGGAGCTATCGGAATTCGATTTCGTGCTACAAAAGGATGGAATCAAGGAGTCGTTCCGCTGCAGAAGTGTGTACGGTGAAGAAACCATACAACATGATATAAAGGCGGTGAGGTAATGGAACTGGAATGGAACGCATCGGATATCCTGGCCAGGCTGAAGGCTGGACTGAAAAATGAGGACACCCGGATTGAAGGGAGCTTCTCCATGGATAACATGCAAGCCGTGTCTGAGGAGCTGGCCCGGTATAACAGCATGCTGATTAAACCCCTGTGGGATGAGATTGACCTGCGGATTGACGAGATCATCACATCCGGAAATGAAAATCACTATGCGTTCTGGGCCAGGCAGGTAGAAAATGCAGAAGGGAAACGGGTTATCGGCAGTGCGCGAGTTCATGGAGTTAGAGATGGGTCCGGAATCGTCCACGTGGCCCTGCTCACGCCAGAGGCCGGAGCACCTACACCAGAGGTGGTGGAGTTGGTCAGAGCCTACATTGAGACCCAGAGGCCGGTGGGAGCGCAGCCGGTCATCCGTGCAGCGGAGGCAGTGGAGGTGATTATTAACGGCATCATCGAGCTGCAGGAAGGGGCGGATATGGAAAGCGTCCGCACCCAGGCAGGCAAGGAGGTGAAATCCTACCTGGCGGAAGTTGCCCTGGAAGGAAAGAAAGAAACAGTATTGAATTACTATCGTATTGGAATGCTCATAGGCGGGACGCCTGGTGTGAAGGAGATAGTGAATTATACCGTGAATAACGGAGAAGAGTCCATAACAGCTTCCTATGATCGATTTTTCGCATTGAAAGGACTGACACTAAATGCTTCTGGATGAAAAAATGCTTCCGGGAATTAAGATACGGATTCCACAGATGGAGGACCTGCTCCAGGCGGAACAGGCGTATCTGGATGTGGTCTTGGAAGTGGTTGAGTGGCTGCGGGAGAGGATGATACTGTTAAATGAGGAAGTCATGAACATCCCAAACCTGAAGGCCAAGATAAAACAGATAACCGGATGGGACTGCGAGATACTGGAGGATGCGGAGCATCTGACCCTGACTATCCGTTACTATTTTGATGCCAGGGAGCCGGTCCTGGAACAGGAGGAGCGCATCATGAAGTATATCCCGGCCCATCTGAAAGCGGTGCATGAATATCTGCAGCGTTATGCAGGGAAAAGAAAGCTGTATGCAGGTACCATGCTGGGAACCTATGTAAGATACATAGGACGGCCACAGGAAACGAATGGGCACCGGGAAGGGAAGGCCCATGTCAGGGTACAGGGAAATATGTACATACATACAAAAATGATTGTATATCCGGAGGGAAGATAAGATGGCAAATGAACATGCAATTCAGGCAACAGGAACGTTTGTTGTCAGTAAGGGATTTAGGTTGCTAACAAAGCTGGCGGCATCCCAG
Coding sequences within:
- a CDS encoding DUF2634 domain-containing protein, with the translated sequence MGVFPFINTETVQEAASKKLPLFREYAYDFEKHCLKLDDDGRTYLVQGNEALRIWIYFALETARYRYTAYDTTFGSEIEEQLIGQPMNDEVTQMELERYTTEALMCNPYIEELSEFDFVLQKDGIKESFRCRSVYGEETIQHDIKAVR
- a CDS encoding baseplate J/gp47 family protein yields the protein MELEWNASDILARLKAGLKNEDTRIEGSFSMDNMQAVSEELARYNSMLIKPLWDEIDLRIDEIITSGNENHYAFWARQVENAEGKRVIGSARVHGVRDGSGIVHVALLTPEAGAPTPEVVELVRAYIETQRPVGAQPVIRAAEAVEVIINGIIELQEGADMESVRTQAGKEVKSYLAEVALEGKKETVLNYYRIGMLIGGTPGVKEIVNYTVNNGEESITASYDRFFALKGLTLNASG